From Cecembia calidifontis, one genomic window encodes:
- the serA gene encoding phosphoglycerate dehydrogenase, with the protein MPSNKKFIIDFDSTFTQVEALDVLGEISLKNDPNRKEKLQAIKDITDMGMDGSLNFRESLERRLSILEASKPQIDELIDALKAKVSKSFKRNKEFLQEHADDIIIISNGFRDFITPIVSEYGIKPENVFANEFIYDESGKIIDFNRENVLSNNGGKAETIKRLNLEGDIYVIGDGYTDYEIKASGLANKFYAFTENVERAKVTAKADHIAPSLDEILYVNKMNKKFSYPKSRINVLLLENVHPIGIELMKQEGYNVEVISSALSEDELTEKIKNVSILGIRSKTNVTKKVLENANRLISIGAFCIGTNQIDLETCTEKGIAVFNAPFSNTRSVVEMAIAEIIFLMRNFHDKSLGMHQGKWDKSATGSFEIRGKKLGILGYGNIGAQLSVLAESMGMDVYYYDVIEKLALGNATKLDSLDELLLTCDVISLHVDGRKENKNLINEAKIGLMKNGAYLLNLSRGHVVDIKALKKALDSGHLAGAAIDVFPEEPKNNNEPFVSELIGTRNTILTPHIGGSTLEAQQNIARFVPGKIMDYINTGNTFNSVNFPNIQLPFLKDAHRLIHIHHNEPGVLAKINQCLAKHEINIVGQYLKTNEKIGYVITDIDKAYSPEIIEVMKKIPGTIRFRVLY; encoded by the coding sequence ATGCCCAGCAACAAAAAATTTATCATTGATTTTGACAGTACATTTACCCAAGTAGAAGCATTAGACGTGTTGGGGGAAATAAGTCTAAAAAACGATCCAAACAGGAAAGAAAAATTACAGGCTATCAAGGACATTACAGATATGGGAATGGATGGCTCCCTCAATTTTAGAGAGAGCTTGGAGAGAAGACTTAGTATTTTGGAAGCAAGTAAACCCCAGATCGATGAACTGATAGATGCCTTAAAAGCTAAAGTTTCCAAATCTTTCAAGAGAAATAAAGAGTTTTTACAGGAGCATGCGGATGATATCATCATAATTTCAAATGGCTTCAGAGATTTCATAACACCTATCGTAAGTGAATATGGTATCAAGCCGGAAAATGTTTTTGCAAATGAATTTATCTATGATGAGTCAGGTAAAATCATAGATTTCAACAGAGAAAATGTACTTTCCAATAATGGTGGAAAAGCAGAAACCATTAAAAGGCTTAATTTGGAAGGTGACATTTATGTTATTGGGGATGGGTACACAGACTATGAAATTAAGGCCTCCGGGCTTGCCAATAAATTTTATGCATTTACAGAAAATGTAGAGCGGGCAAAAGTCACTGCTAAGGCAGACCATATTGCTCCAAGTTTAGATGAAATCTTATATGTAAACAAGATGAACAAAAAATTCTCCTACCCAAAAAGCCGGATCAATGTACTGCTTTTGGAAAATGTACATCCGATTGGAATCGAACTGATGAAACAAGAAGGATACAACGTAGAAGTGATTTCTTCAGCACTTTCCGAAGATGAGCTTACAGAAAAAATTAAGAATGTGAGCATCTTAGGTATCCGTTCCAAAACCAATGTAACAAAGAAAGTATTGGAAAATGCAAACAGACTGATTTCCATTGGGGCTTTTTGTATCGGTACTAATCAGATAGACCTTGAAACCTGTACTGAAAAAGGAATCGCCGTTTTCAATGCACCCTTCAGCAATACCAGGTCTGTGGTAGAGATGGCCATAGCGGAGATAATATTTTTGATGCGGAACTTCCATGATAAAAGTTTGGGTATGCATCAAGGCAAGTGGGATAAATCGGCTACCGGAAGTTTTGAAATAAGAGGTAAAAAATTGGGAATTTTAGGCTATGGAAATATTGGAGCCCAATTATCTGTGCTGGCGGAAAGTATGGGTATGGATGTTTATTATTATGACGTAATAGAAAAATTAGCCTTGGGAAATGCTACCAAACTGGATTCCTTAGATGAACTTTTGCTTACCTGTGATGTCATCAGCTTACATGTAGATGGTAGAAAAGAAAATAAAAACCTGATCAATGAAGCCAAAATTGGCCTTATGAAAAATGGTGCCTATCTTCTCAACTTAAGTAGAGGTCATGTGGTGGACATCAAAGCCTTAAAGAAAGCCTTGGATAGTGGACACTTGGCAGGAGCAGCCATAGATGTATTTCCAGAAGAACCAAAGAATAATAATGAACCTTTTGTATCTGAGCTGATAGGAACCAGGAACACCATTCTTACACCACATATAGGTGGATCAACTTTGGAAGCACAACAGAATATTGCCCGTTTCGTGCCCGGGAAAATAATGGATTATATCAATACGGGAAACACCTTTAATTCAGTGAATTTCCCAAACATCCAATTGCCTTTCCTCAAGGATGCACATAGATTGATCCATATCCACCACAACGAGCCAGGTGTTTTGGCCAAAATCAATCAGTGCTTAGCCAAACATGAAATCAATATTGTGGGTCAATACTTGAAAACAAACGAGAAAATAGGTTATGTGATCACCGATATTGACAAAGCTTATTCCCCGGAAATCATAGAAGTAATGAAAAAAATCCCTGGTACAATAAGGTTCAGGGTCTTGTATTGA